In the genome of Streptomyces sp. NBC_00190, one region contains:
- a CDS encoding cysteine dioxygenase, which produces MSAPAYTPEPVLAGGPTAAELLDFALRTAADAELVASLPLDPEGRTWIRLDGPSGSEAWLIGWPPGTGTGWHDHAESRGAFATARGRLTEHSLAVRLPSEGWRSLELDSGLDRSRSLGAGTGRAFGEHHVHEVLNESPAEHAISVHAYYPPLPLIRRYSRSGPVLNLEHVERPADWQ; this is translated from the coding sequence ATGTCTGCACCCGCGTACACACCTGAGCCCGTGCTGGCCGGGGGCCCCACGGCCGCCGAACTCCTCGACTTCGCCCTGCGCACCGCGGCCGACGCCGAGCTCGTCGCCTCCCTGCCGCTCGACCCGGAAGGCCGCACCTGGATCCGGCTGGACGGGCCGTCCGGCAGTGAGGCGTGGCTGATCGGCTGGCCCCCGGGGACCGGCACCGGCTGGCACGACCACGCCGAGTCTCGGGGCGCGTTCGCCACCGCCCGGGGCCGGCTCACCGAGCACTCGCTCGCCGTACGCCTGCCCTCGGAGGGGTGGCGGTCCCTTGAGCTCGACTCCGGGCTGGACCGCAGCCGCAGCCTGGGCGCGGGCACCGGGCGGGCCTTCGGGGAGCACCACGTGCACGAGGTCCTCAACGAGTCCCCGGCCGAGCACGCGATCTCCGTGCACGCGTACTACCCGCCGCTTCCGCTGATCCGCCGGTACAGCCGCAGCGGACCGGTGCTCAACCTGGAGCACGTCGAGCGTCCGGCGGACTGGCAGTGA
- a CDS encoding FtsX-like permease family protein: MMLRYALQTVRDRKAGFLGAFVALLCAAALVTACGTLLETGLRGTIGTERYATTPVLVSADQNVHETTVKEKKGKAKTKHKAKPVAERAWLPAAALDAVRSVPGVERAVPELTFQAVPLAKSTRDPKPAYGHAWTSAALTPFTLAEGRAPQGADEVVVDRALAARAALKPGSELAVQSTGEPKTYRISGIATTPRGDLAQQSALFFGEAEAQRLAARDGQVSAIGVLPRPGVDAGELAGRIEQALKGTTAATAQVATGDERGPVEFPGAAGARIKLVSMGGAMGGTSLLVAILVVVGTFALSVQQRHRELALLRAIAATPGQLRRMIGREALLVGLAAGIAGSFAGLPLAAWLYGRFVDSGVVPTALERTAGIFPMFAAVGASLLCAWAAARITGRRITRIRPAEALAEAALEPRRPSWIRTVLGVLLLAGGAVLVVVLASLRTEPASTPVTFLAVVVLAGAVSLLGPLLVRGCAALLAGPLRLAGAGGHLATANLRGNATRMASAVTPLALLVGMTCTVVFITPTLGDAARDQARDGIRAGWVLAAQGPGVTAEAADRIRRTPGVEAATEIVHTSVRVGLVKYGVQGVTPAGLTRTWDPRVTGGSLAGFGEGNAAVSELAADQLGLKPGSPLRLTLGDGTPVTLTVSAVYARGLGFGDLTLPHALVAAHVDNPLAGSVLVAAEPGVGRDRLAAALKNHPGVSVLSARDADEVRAERQDAGAEINLLAMGLVLAFTAVAVVNTLAMSTAERVREFAMLRLAGAKRRQVLRMLRAEAVAVVLIGVVLGSGIALAVLTAFSVGMTGVAAPALLPVAYAVVVGVAGLLALAATALPGRVALRVPPVDVATAKG, from the coding sequence ATGATGCTGCGTTACGCCCTCCAGACCGTGAGAGATCGCAAAGCCGGTTTCCTCGGCGCCTTCGTCGCGCTGCTGTGCGCGGCCGCCCTCGTCACCGCGTGCGGGACGCTCCTGGAAACAGGACTCCGCGGCACGATCGGCACCGAGCGCTACGCGACCACGCCGGTCCTCGTCTCCGCCGACCAGAACGTCCACGAGACCACGGTCAAGGAGAAGAAGGGCAAGGCCAAGACGAAGCACAAGGCCAAGCCCGTCGCCGAGCGGGCCTGGCTCCCCGCCGCCGCCCTGGACGCGGTACGGTCCGTGCCCGGCGTCGAGCGGGCCGTGCCCGAGCTCACCTTCCAGGCCGTCCCGCTGGCCAAGTCCACCAGAGACCCGAAGCCCGCGTACGGGCACGCCTGGACCTCCGCCGCCCTCACCCCGTTCACGCTCGCCGAGGGCCGTGCCCCGCAGGGCGCCGACGAGGTGGTCGTCGACCGCGCGCTGGCAGCCCGCGCCGCGCTGAAGCCCGGCTCCGAACTCGCCGTGCAGTCCACCGGCGAGCCGAAGACGTACCGGATCAGCGGGATCGCGACGACCCCTCGCGGGGACCTTGCCCAGCAGAGCGCCCTCTTCTTCGGCGAGGCCGAGGCCCAGCGGCTCGCCGCACGCGACGGGCAGGTCAGCGCGATCGGCGTACTGCCCCGGCCCGGCGTCGACGCCGGTGAACTGGCCGGCCGCATCGAGCAGGCACTGAAGGGCACCACGGCGGCCACGGCGCAGGTCGCCACCGGGGACGAGCGTGGGCCGGTGGAGTTCCCGGGCGCCGCCGGGGCCCGGATCAAGCTGGTCTCCATGGGCGGCGCGATGGGCGGCACCTCGCTGCTCGTCGCGATCCTCGTGGTCGTCGGCACCTTCGCCCTCTCCGTCCAGCAGCGCCACCGCGAACTCGCCCTGCTGCGGGCCATCGCCGCCACCCCCGGGCAACTGCGGCGCATGATCGGCCGGGAGGCGCTGCTCGTCGGCCTGGCCGCCGGGATCGCCGGGTCGTTCGCGGGGCTTCCGCTCGCCGCCTGGCTGTACGGACGCTTCGTCGACAGCGGCGTCGTCCCCACGGCCCTGGAGCGCACCGCCGGCATCTTCCCGATGTTCGCCGCCGTCGGCGCCAGCCTGCTCTGCGCCTGGGCCGCCGCGCGGATCACCGGACGGCGGATCACCCGGATCCGCCCCGCCGAGGCGCTCGCCGAAGCCGCGCTCGAACCGCGTCGGCCCTCCTGGATCCGCACCGTGCTCGGGGTGCTGCTGCTGGCAGGCGGTGCGGTGCTGGTCGTGGTGCTCGCCTCGCTGCGCACCGAGCCGGCGTCGACCCCGGTCACCTTCCTGGCCGTGGTGGTCCTGGCCGGTGCGGTCTCGCTGCTCGGCCCACTGCTCGTACGGGGCTGCGCCGCGCTGCTCGCCGGTCCGCTGCGGCTCGCCGGGGCGGGCGGCCACCTCGCCACCGCGAACCTGCGCGGCAACGCCACCCGGATGGCCTCCGCCGTCACCCCGCTCGCACTCCTCGTCGGCATGACGTGCACCGTGGTCTTCATCACCCCGACCCTCGGGGACGCCGCCCGGGACCAGGCCCGCGACGGGATCCGGGCCGGATGGGTGCTGGCCGCGCAGGGACCGGGCGTCACCGCGGAGGCCGCCGACAGGATCCGCCGGACCCCCGGGGTCGAGGCGGCCACCGAGATCGTGCACACCTCAGTCCGGGTGGGGCTGGTCAAGTACGGCGTCCAGGGCGTGACCCCGGCCGGGCTGACCCGGACGTGGGACCCCCGGGTCACCGGCGGGAGCCTGGCCGGCTTCGGCGAGGGGAACGCGGCGGTCAGCGAACTCGCCGCCGACCAGCTCGGGCTGAAGCCGGGGAGCCCGTTGCGGCTGACGCTGGGCGATGGGACGCCGGTCACCCTGACGGTCTCGGCCGTGTACGCGCGGGGGCTGGGCTTCGGGGACCTGACCCTGCCGCACGCACTGGTGGCCGCGCACGTGGACAATCCGCTGGCGGGAAGCGTCCTGGTGGCGGCGGAGCCGGGCGTCGGGCGGGACCGGTTGGCCGCGGCGCTGAAGAACCACCCCGGGGTGAGCGTGCTGTCCGCGCGCGACGCCGACGAGGTACGGGCGGAGCGGCAGGACGCCGGAGCGGAGATCAACCTGCTGGCGATGGGACTCGTACTGGCCTTCACCGCCGTCGCGGTGGTGAACACCCTCGCGATGTCGACGGCCGAGCGGGTCCGGGAGTTCGCGATGCTGCGGCTGGCCGGGGCGAAGCGGCGCCAGGTGCTGCGGATGCTCCGTGCGGAGGCGGTGGCGGTGGTGCTGATCGGGGTGGTGCTGGGGTCGGGGATCGCACTGGCCGTGCTGACCGCGTTCAGCGTGGGCATGACGGGGGTCGCGGCGCCGGCGCTACTGCCGGTCGCCTACGCCGTGGTCGTGGGGGTGGCCGGGCTGCTGGCCCTGGCGGCCACCGCCCTCCCGGGCCGGGTCGCGCTCCGCGTCCCGCCGGTGGACGTGGCCACGGCCAAGGGCTGA
- the recX gene encoding recombination regulator RecX, whose amino-acid sequence MREQDGGGENRSGRERRQELPPQSPEEQARAICLRLLTGSPRTRRQLADALDKRGIPEEVSQQVLSRYEEVGLIDDAAFAGAWVESRHRGRGLARRALAQELRTKGVHATLVEEALEQLDSDQEEQTARELVERKLRATRGLERDKRIRRLAGMLARKGYPEGMALRVVRRALEAEGVDADDPGYLG is encoded by the coding sequence GTGCGGGAGCAGGATGGGGGCGGTGAGAACCGGAGCGGCCGTGAGCGCCGCCAGGAACTGCCGCCCCAGAGCCCCGAGGAGCAGGCGCGGGCGATCTGCCTGCGCCTGCTCACGGGGAGCCCGCGCACCCGGCGCCAGCTCGCGGACGCCCTGGACAAGCGGGGCATCCCCGAGGAGGTGTCGCAGCAGGTCCTCTCCCGGTACGAGGAGGTGGGCCTGATCGACGACGCCGCCTTCGCCGGGGCCTGGGTCGAGTCCCGGCACCGCGGCCGGGGCTTGGCCCGGCGGGCGCTGGCGCAGGAGCTCCGGACCAAGGGGGTACACGCCACCCTGGTGGAGGAGGCCCTGGAGCAGCTGGACTCCGACCAGGAGGAACAGACCGCCCGGGAGCTCGTGGAGCGCAAGCTCCGCGCCACCCGGGGCCTGGAGCGTGACAAGCGGATCCGGCGGCTCGCCGGGATGCTCGCCCGCAAGGGGTACCCGGAAGGCATGGCTCTGCGAGTGGTCCGCCGTGCGCTGGAGGCGGAGGGCGTGGACGCCGACGATCCGGGGTACCTGGGGTAG
- a CDS encoding Clp protease N-terminal domain-containing protein: MTNPSVEPVRMTNPVRLDDLIEAIKKVHTDTLEQLSDAVVAAEHLGEVADHLIGHFVDQARRSGASWTDIGRSMGVTRQAAQKRFVPKADKEGDPGLNPNQGFGRFTPRARNVVMAAQNEARAAGGTEIRTEHLVLGLLSEPEGLAALALSAQGVAADDVRAAVAAALPPGQAEVPDLVPFDASAKKALELTFREALRLGHGYVGTEHILFALLELENGEGLLSGLGVDKAAAEATVTDALAAVLGAADGK; this comes from the coding sequence ATGACGAACCCTTCAGTGGAACCCGTTCGCATGACCAATCCGGTACGCCTCGACGACCTGATCGAGGCCATCAAGAAGGTCCACACCGACACCCTGGAGCAGCTCAGCGACGCCGTCGTCGCCGCCGAGCACCTCGGAGAGGTGGCCGACCACCTCATCGGACACTTCGTCGACCAGGCCCGCCGTTCCGGCGCCTCCTGGACCGACATCGGGCGGAGCATGGGCGTCACCCGCCAGGCCGCCCAGAAGCGCTTCGTCCCCAAGGCCGACAAGGAGGGCGACCCCGGCCTCAACCCCAACCAGGGCTTCGGCCGCTTCACCCCCCGCGCCCGCAACGTCGTCATGGCCGCGCAGAACGAGGCCCGCGCCGCCGGCGGCACCGAGATCCGCACCGAGCACCTCGTCCTGGGCCTGCTGTCCGAGCCCGAGGGCCTCGCGGCGCTCGCCCTGAGCGCCCAGGGCGTCGCGGCGGACGACGTACGCGCCGCCGTGGCCGCCGCACTGCCCCCGGGCCAGGCGGAGGTGCCCGACCTCGTCCCGTTCGACGCGTCCGCGAAGAAGGCCCTGGAGCTCACCTTCCGCGAGGCCCTGCGCCTGGGCCACGGCTACGTCGGCACCGAACACATCCTGTTCGCGCTCCTGGAGCTGGAGAACGGCGAGGGCCTGCTCAGCGGCCTCGGCGTGGACAAGGCCGCCGCCGAGGCGACCGTCACCGACGCCTTGGCAGCCGTACTCGGCGCCGCGGACGGGAAGTAG
- a CDS encoding putative leader peptide has protein sequence MTGNDVRLWRRVHMDLLRYAGCVCRPSC, from the coding sequence ATGACCGGCAACGACGTGCGCCTGTGGCGGAGGGTCCATATGGACCTGCTCCGCTACGCGGGCTGCGTGTGTCGCCCTTCCTGCTGA
- a CDS encoding FAD-dependent monooxygenase has protein sequence MDPVIVVGAGPVGLALSLALAGQGVPSVVLDEGPGKEESRPARTVVLHADTAAMAHRLGCSTLRYEGAYFAAWRTMRRGRPAQRSTFDDGPAPLHLPQHALTRGLRDAATAHPLVQLVTDSKLDSLEQDDHGVTAHTRGAETTWWRGSYLVGCDGARSTVRKLLGIRFPGRTAVERYAVAALRTELPWPGEALLHRNPPSGPEEVTSRPLPGGVWRLDWLLPARGELVTPDALVTLIRDTLAVWCGGTTPPYDLIDTGVHTLHHRLARRWRDGRAFLAGDAAHLLGALGTQGVEEGLRDAENLAWKLSLAWHQGASEELLDSYEGERRTAVAARLRAADQAMPVLRAGGGLRTYLPGASRSAESLLADGHLGRGPLGAAPAYAPPVAVREVPTATEPGGAVANVPVTAPDGSTVPLRDLLGRGRLLVVLVAPGTGVWDRRHWLGAGLMPRLAAAVSALPVRTDLLVADGYPGAPAHTVLLIRPDGHLAATFAGVRPAELYEAADAVRAGAPVSRVPAPSSAPTPTPTPTPTAVID, from the coding sequence ATGGACCCGGTGATCGTCGTCGGCGCGGGGCCCGTCGGCCTGGCCCTGTCCCTCGCCCTGGCCGGCCAGGGCGTGCCCTCCGTCGTGCTCGACGAAGGGCCCGGCAAGGAGGAGTCCCGTCCCGCCCGTACCGTCGTCCTGCACGCCGACACGGCGGCCATGGCGCACCGGCTGGGCTGTTCGACCCTGCGCTACGAGGGGGCGTACTTCGCCGCCTGGCGCACCATGCGGCGGGGCCGCCCCGCGCAGCGCAGCACCTTCGACGACGGACCGGCCCCCCTGCACCTGCCGCAGCACGCCCTGACGCGCGGGCTGCGCGACGCCGCCACCGCACACCCGCTCGTCCAGCTGGTCACCGACAGCAAGCTGGACTCCCTGGAGCAGGACGACCACGGGGTCACCGCGCACACCCGGGGCGCCGAGACCACGTGGTGGCGCGGGAGTTACCTGGTCGGCTGCGACGGCGCCCGCTCCACCGTGCGCAAACTGCTCGGCATCCGCTTCCCCGGCCGCACCGCCGTGGAACGGTACGCCGTGGCCGCCCTGCGCACCGAACTGCCGTGGCCCGGCGAGGCCTTGCTCCACCGCAACCCGCCGTCCGGACCCGAGGAGGTCACCTCCCGGCCGCTGCCCGGCGGGGTGTGGCGCCTCGACTGGCTGCTCCCGGCGCGCGGGGAGCTCGTCACCCCCGACGCGCTGGTCACGCTCATCCGGGACACCCTCGCGGTGTGGTGCGGGGGCACGACTCCCCCGTACGACCTCATCGACACCGGGGTCCACACCCTGCACCACCGCCTCGCGCGGCGCTGGCGCGACGGCCGCGCCTTCCTCGCCGGGGATGCCGCGCACCTGCTGGGCGCCCTCGGCACCCAAGGGGTCGAGGAGGGGCTGCGGGACGCCGAGAACCTCGCGTGGAAGCTGTCCCTGGCCTGGCACCAGGGAGCCTCCGAGGAACTGCTCGACAGCTACGAGGGCGAGCGGCGCACCGCGGTCGCCGCCCGGCTGCGCGCGGCCGACCAGGCGATGCCGGTGCTGCGGGCCGGGGGCGGCCTGCGCACCTACCTGCCCGGCGCCTCGCGGTCCGCCGAATCCCTACTCGCCGACGGCCACCTGGGGCGGGGACCACTGGGCGCCGCGCCGGCGTACGCCCCGCCGGTGGCCGTACGCGAGGTCCCGACGGCAACGGAACCGGGCGGGGCGGTGGCGAACGTACCGGTGACCGCGCCCGACGGGTCGACCGTGCCGCTGCGCGACCTGCTGGGGCGGGGCCGGCTGCTGGTGGTCCTGGTCGCGCCGGGCACCGGGGTCTGGGACCGGCGCCACTGGCTCGGCGCCGGGCTGATGCCCCGCCTCGCGGCGGCGGTGAGCGCGCTGCCGGTGCGCACCGATCTGCTGGTGGCGGACGGCTACCCGGGGGCCCCGGCGCACACCGTGCTCCTGATCCGGCCGGACGGGCACCTGGCGGCGACCTTCGCGGGCGTGCGGCCGGCGGAGCTGTACGAGGCGGCGGACGCGGTCCGGGCGGGCGCACCCGTGTCCCGGGTGCCGGCGCCCTCGTCCGCCCCGACACCGACACCGACACCGACACCGACCGCGGTGATCGATTGA
- a CDS encoding AI-2E family transporter, whose translation MAASDETTTDQPADAQGAPPPRPADQAGSTGPGGPAGAASSPGAEGPAGPGSPPAGTAPDGADARMPRWLPRAVVLVLALVACFQLGSWAFHQLIGLLVNILIAFFLALAIEPAVDWMAARGMRRGLATFLMFLLVLVVTAGFLALLGSMLAGQIVEMVEGFPGYLDSVIKSINTTFHTELSRLEIQDSLLRSDWLRKYVQNSATGVLDVSATVLGGLFKLLTIGLFSFYFAADGPRLRRALCSVLPPAKQSEVLRAWEIAVDKTGGYLYSRGLMALISGVAHYIVLAVLGVPYAPALAVWVGLVSQFIPTIGTYLAGALPVLIAFTVDPWYALYVLGFVVVYQQFENYVLQPKLTSKTVDIHPAVAFGSVIAGTALLGAVGALVAIPAVATLQAFLGAYVKRYALTEGAAAATSRPRRRVRLPRRR comes from the coding sequence GTGGCAGCCAGTGATGAGACGACGACCGATCAGCCCGCAGACGCCCAGGGCGCGCCGCCGCCGCGGCCGGCGGATCAGGCCGGGTCCACCGGCCCCGGCGGCCCCGCAGGCGCCGCCTCGTCGCCAGGTGCCGAAGGGCCCGCCGGGCCGGGGAGCCCTCCGGCCGGGACGGCCCCCGACGGGGCGGACGCGCGGATGCCGCGCTGGCTGCCGCGCGCCGTGGTCCTCGTACTCGCGCTCGTCGCCTGCTTCCAGCTCGGCAGCTGGGCCTTCCACCAGCTCATAGGGCTGCTCGTCAACATCCTGATCGCGTTCTTCCTCGCGCTCGCGATCGAACCCGCGGTGGACTGGATGGCGGCCCGCGGCATGCGCCGCGGGCTCGCCACCTTCCTGATGTTCCTCTTGGTGCTCGTGGTGACCGCGGGCTTCCTCGCGCTGCTCGGCTCGATGCTCGCCGGGCAGATCGTCGAGATGGTGGAGGGTTTCCCGGGCTACCTCGACTCGGTGATCAAATCGATCAACACCACGTTCCACACCGAGCTGTCCAGGCTGGAGATCCAGGACAGCCTGCTGCGCTCCGACTGGCTGCGCAAGTACGTGCAGAACAGCGCGACCGGCGTGCTCGACGTGTCCGCCACCGTGCTCGGCGGGCTCTTCAAGCTGCTGACGATCGGGCTCTTCTCCTTCTACTTCGCCGCCGACGGACCGCGGCTGCGGCGCGCGCTGTGCTCCGTACTGCCGCCCGCCAAGCAGTCCGAGGTGCTGCGCGCCTGGGAGATCGCGGTGGACAAGACGGGCGGCTACCTCTACTCGCGCGGGCTGATGGCGCTGATCTCCGGCGTCGCGCACTACATCGTGCTGGCGGTCCTCGGCGTGCCGTACGCGCCCGCGCTCGCCGTGTGGGTGGGGCTGGTCTCCCAGTTCATCCCCACCATCGGCACCTATCTCGCGGGCGCGCTGCCGGTCCTGATCGCCTTCACCGTCGATCCCTGGTACGCCCTGTACGTCCTCGGATTCGTGGTGGTCTACCAGCAGTTCGAGAACTACGTCCTGCAGCCCAAGCTGACCTCGAAGACCGTGGACATCCACCCGGCGGTCGCCTTCGGGTCGGTCATCGCGGGTACCGCCCTGCTGGGCGCGGTCGGGGCGCTCGTCGCGATCCCGGCCGTCGCCACGCTGCAGGCGTTCCTCGGCGCGTACGTGAAGCGGTACGCGCTGACGGAGGGCGCGGCCGCCGCTACTTCCCGTCCGCGGCGCCGAGTACGGCTGCCAAGGCGTCGGTGA
- a CDS encoding rhodanese-like domain-containing protein — translation MAVSAPVGIDELLERVRAKYTRIDPREAYAASRSGALLVDIRYQALRDRDGLIPGALVVERNELEWRLDPRGSHRAAEATSHDLQVVVICNEGYASSLAAASLHTLGLHRATDLTGGFQAWRSAGLPVTAPS, via the coding sequence CTGGCAGTGAGCGCCCCGGTCGGCATCGACGAACTGCTGGAGCGGGTCCGCGCGAAGTACACCCGCATCGACCCGCGGGAGGCCTACGCCGCCTCCCGCTCCGGCGCGCTCCTGGTGGACATCCGCTACCAGGCCCTGCGGGACCGCGACGGGCTGATCCCGGGCGCACTGGTGGTCGAGCGCAACGAACTGGAGTGGCGCCTGGACCCCCGGGGCAGCCATCGCGCCGCGGAGGCCACGAGCCACGACCTCCAGGTGGTGGTGATCTGCAACGAGGGTTACGCCTCCAGCCTCGCGGCGGCCTCCCTCCACACCCTGGGCCTCCACCGCGCCACGGACCTGACCGGCGGCTTCCAGGCCTGGAGGTCGGCCGGCCTGCCGGTGACGGCTCCTTCCTGA
- a CDS encoding AzlD domain-containing protein → MNVWIAIGLTVVGCYAVKLAGLLVPAGALERPLVRRLSALLPVALLAALTAQQTFSTGHELVLDARAAGLAAAALALLLRAPFLLVVAAAVVVTAGVRALGG, encoded by the coding sequence GTGAACGTCTGGATCGCCATCGGACTCACCGTCGTCGGCTGCTACGCCGTCAAGCTCGCCGGGCTGCTCGTACCCGCCGGGGCCCTGGAGCGGCCGCTGGTGCGCCGGCTGTCCGCCCTGCTGCCCGTCGCCCTGCTCGCGGCGCTCACCGCCCAGCAGACCTTCAGCACCGGGCACGAGCTCGTCCTCGACGCCCGCGCCGCCGGTCTCGCGGCCGCCGCGCTCGCGCTGCTGCTACGGGCGCCGTTCCTCCTCGTGGTCGCGGCCGCCGTCGTCGTCACCGCGGGGGTACGGGCCCTGGGCGGCTGA
- the recA gene encoding recombinase RecA produces the protein MAGTDREKALDAALAQIERQFGKGAVMRLGDKPNDPIEVIPTGSTALDIALGVGGLPRGRVIEVYGPESSGKTTLTLHAVANAQKAGGTVAFVDAEHALDPEYAKALGVDTDNLILSQPDTGEQALEIVDMLVRSGALDLIVIDSVAALVPRAEIEGEMGDSHVGLQARLMSQALRKITGALNQSKTTAIFINQLREKIGVMFGSPETTTGGRALKFYASVRLDIRRIETLKDGTDAVGNRTRVKVVKNKVAPPFKQAEFDILYGQGISREGGLIDMGVEHGFVRKAGAWYTYEGDQLGQGKENARKFLCDNPALSDEIERKIKEKLGVGVRKDAETAEGAAAADATAAAVPAPATKAKTTAKAAVAKS, from the coding sequence ATGGCAGGCACCGACCGCGAGAAGGCTCTCGACGCCGCGCTCGCACAGATTGAACGGCAATTCGGCAAGGGTGCGGTCATGCGCCTCGGCGACAAGCCGAACGACCCCATCGAGGTCATCCCCACCGGGTCGACCGCGCTGGACATCGCCCTCGGCGTCGGCGGGCTGCCCCGCGGCCGCGTGATCGAGGTGTACGGGCCGGAGTCCTCCGGTAAGACGACCCTGACCCTGCACGCCGTGGCCAACGCGCAGAAGGCCGGCGGCACCGTCGCCTTCGTGGACGCCGAGCACGCGCTCGACCCCGAGTACGCGAAGGCCCTCGGCGTCGACACCGACAACCTCATCCTGTCGCAGCCGGACACCGGCGAGCAGGCGCTGGAGATCGTGGACATGCTCGTCCGCTCCGGTGCCCTCGACCTGATCGTCATCGACTCCGTGGCGGCCCTGGTGCCGCGCGCCGAGATCGAGGGCGAGATGGGCGACTCGCACGTGGGTCTCCAGGCCCGCCTGATGAGCCAGGCGCTGCGGAAGATCACCGGTGCGCTCAACCAGTCCAAGACCACCGCGATCTTCATCAACCAGCTCCGCGAGAAGATCGGTGTGATGTTCGGCTCGCCGGAGACCACCACCGGTGGCCGCGCGCTGAAGTTCTACGCCTCCGTGCGTCTGGACATCCGCCGCATCGAGACCCTCAAGGACGGCACGGACGCGGTCGGCAACCGCACCCGCGTCAAGGTGGTCAAGAACAAGGTCGCGCCGCCGTTCAAGCAGGCCGAGTTCGACATCCTCTACGGCCAGGGCATCAGCCGCGAGGGCGGTCTGATCGACATGGGCGTCGAGCACGGCTTCGTGCGCAAGGCCGGCGCCTGGTACACGTACGAGGGCGACCAGCTCGGCCAGGGCAAGGAGAACGCGCGGAAGTTCCTCTGCGACAACCCCGCCCTCTCCGACGAGATCGAGCGGAAGATCAAGGAGAAGCTGGGCGTGGGGGTCCGCAAGGACGCCGAGACCGCCGAGGGTGCTGCCGCGGCCGACGCCACGGCCGCCGCCGTGCCCGCCCCGGCGACGAAGGCCAAGACGACGGCCAAGGCCGCCGTGGCCAAGAGCTGA
- a CDS encoding AzlC family ABC transporter permease has product MEERQTVIQEAPEGVAAGRPRAAVVRDALGVGVAVGLSGFAFGVTAAGAGISVLQACVLSLLVFTGASQFALVGALAAGGNPFTAAAGAFFLGTRNAFYGLRLSQLLALPRAVRPFAAHWVIDETTAVALAQRDRRSARLGFTVTGLSLYVLWNLTTLLGALGAEAIGDTAAWGLDAAGPAVFLALLAPMLKTSTERAVAGLALVLGLGFLPVLPAGVPVLIAALAAPAVLWMKGRRS; this is encoded by the coding sequence GTGGAAGAACGTCAGACTGTGATTCAGGAGGCCCCCGAGGGGGTCGCCGCCGGGCGGCCGCGCGCCGCCGTCGTACGGGACGCGCTCGGCGTGGGGGTGGCGGTCGGGCTGTCCGGGTTCGCGTTCGGGGTGACCGCCGCGGGAGCCGGGATCAGCGTGCTGCAGGCCTGCGTACTGAGCCTGCTCGTCTTTACCGGCGCCTCGCAGTTCGCGCTGGTCGGGGCGCTGGCGGCCGGTGGCAACCCGTTCACGGCCGCCGCCGGGGCCTTCTTCCTCGGGACGCGCAACGCCTTCTACGGGCTGCGGCTGTCGCAACTGCTCGCGCTGCCGCGCGCCGTACGGCCCTTCGCCGCGCACTGGGTCATCGACGAGACCACCGCCGTGGCGCTCGCCCAGCGGGACCGCAGGTCGGCCCGGCTCGGGTTCACCGTCACCGGCCTCAGCCTCTACGTCCTGTGGAACCTGACCACCCTGCTCGGGGCGCTCGGCGCCGAGGCCATCGGGGACACCGCCGCGTGGGGGCTGGACGCCGCCGGACCCGCCGTCTTCCTGGCCCTCCTCGCGCCCATGCTGAAGACCTCCACCGAACGGGCCGTCGCCGGGCTCGCGCTCGTCCTCGGACTGGGATTCCTGCCCGTGCTGCCCGCCGGGGTGCCCGTGCTGATCGCCGCGCTGGCCGCGCCCGCCGTGCTGTGGATGAAGGGACGCCGCTCGTGA
- a CDS encoding DUF3046 domain-containing protein: MRLTIFWERMAEHFGAGYADSFARDHVMTELGGRTVHQALEAGWEAKDVWRAVCSAMDVPASLR, encoded by the coding sequence ATGCGGTTGACGATTTTCTGGGAGCGGATGGCGGAGCACTTCGGTGCGGGCTACGCGGACTCCTTCGCGCGGGACCACGTCATGACGGAGCTCGGCGGGCGCACGGTCCACCAGGCGCTCGAAGCGGGCTGGGAGGCCAAGGACGTGTGGCGCGCGGTGTGTTCGGCGATGGACGTGCCTGCCTCGCTGAGGTGA